The Pseudopipra pipra isolate bDixPip1 chromosome 6, bDixPip1.hap1, whole genome shotgun sequence genome includes a region encoding these proteins:
- the LOC135415433 gene encoding actin-like — protein sequence MMSLLVPTLAGLLCGHHHDVMVGVDQKDSNIEAEAPSKRGILRLKYPTEHGVISNWSDMGKILTSFFLQQTLVLLEEHPTLLTETPLNLKASHGKNDSDSV from the exons ATGATGAGTTTGCTGGTGCCCACCTTGGCTGGACTCCTCTGTGGGCATCACCAT GATGTTATGGTTGGAGTGGATCAAAAAGACAGCAATATAGAGGCTGAAGCACCCAGTAAAAGAGGGATCCTGAGGCTGAAATACCCCACTGAGCATGGAGTTATCAGTAACTGGAGTGACATGGGAAAG ATTTTGACATCATTCTTCCTACAACAAACTCTGGTTTTGCTGGAAGAACATCCCACCCTTTTGACTGAGACCCCCTTGAATCTGAAGGCCAGCCATGGAAAAAATGACTCAG ATTCTGTTTAA